The Rhodothermales bacterium DNA segment CTATCCCCCGCGAAACCCTGCACCTGCCGGGGCCCGACTTTATCGACCGCGTCTGGTCGGCATCCGATCGTACGCCACAGGTGCTCCGTTCCCTCCAGTCGCTGTTCGATCACGGCCGGCTCGGCGGGACGGGCTATGTGTCCATCCTCCCGGTCGACCAGGGCATCGAGCACTCCGCCGGCGCCTCGTTCGCCAAAAATCCGGCGTACTTCGATCCGGAAAACATCGTCAAGCTCGCCATCGAGGGCGGGTGTAATGCCGTCGCGTCCACCTTTGGCGTCCTCGGCGCCGTTTCGCGCAAGTACGCACACAAGATCCCCTTCATCCTCAAGATCAACCACAACGAGCTGCTGACCTACCCGAACAAGTTCGACCAGGTCATGTTCGCCCAGATCGAGGATGCATGGAACATGGGCTGCGTCGGCGTCGGCGCGACGGTCTACTTCGGGTCGGATGAATCCGCCCGCCAGCTCGTCGATGTCTCCGAGGCCTTCTCCCGCGCCCACGAACTCGGGATGACGACAATCCTCTGGTGCTACATGCGTAACAGTGCGTTCAAGGTGAACGGCGTCAACCACGAAACCAGCGCGGACCTCACCGGCCAGGCCAACCACCTGGGCGTGACGATCCAGGCGGATATCATCAAGCAGAAACAGCCCGACTGCAACGGCGGCTTCAAGGCCCTCAACACCGGCAACAGCAGCTACGGCAAGCTCGACGAGCGCATCTACTCGAAGCTCACGTCGGACCATCCGATCGACCTTACCCGCTACCAGGTGGCCAACTGCTACATGGGACGCGCCGGCCTGATCAACTCGGGCGGCGGCTCGGGCAAAAACGACCTCCAGGAGGCCGTCCGCACCGCGGTCATCAACAAACGCGCCGGCGGCATGGGCCTCATTTCGGGCCGCAAAGCGTTCCAGAAGCCGATGGAAGACGGCGTCGAACTGCTGCACGCCATCCAGGATGTGTACCTCGACAAGCAGGTCACGATCGCCTGATCGGACGTTTTATACGGATGGGTATCATCGTAGGGGCGCACGGCCGTGCGCCCCTTTTTTTTGCCGCGGGGGCGCACGACGGGGCGGGGCGCATAGCCCTGCGTCCCTACTTGCGCACACCGGGGGGATGAATTACCTTTAGTCGTCGCTATCCGCTTCCCCATCGCGTCGTCTCCCACGCTACCTGCGCCCGCCGATCTCTGTACGCCGTTCGGCCCATCTGTAATGACTCGTAGGTCGATCAGGCACGATGCCGACGCTTCCATCCGTCCGGTCCTTCCCATGTACACGACGACGGCCGCATCCTCCTTCCGCGCGTGGCTCCACCGGCTCGACGACCTTGAAATCGCCTACGTGCGTTCGGTCGTCAAAAAGGTCCACCATCGACCCCTCCTCAAAAAGGCGGCCGCCCTGCTCTGCCGGCTCGGCAACGGCTGGCTCTACTTGATCCTCGTGTCCGGCGCCCTGGCGGTAAAAGGGCGTGAAGCAGACGGCATGTTAGTCTGGGCCGCTCTGGCTATTCTGCTGGCGTTCCCCGTCTATTACTTCGTCAAACGGGTCTGTGCCCGAGCGCGGCCCCTGCACCGGGACCCGAGCCTGGATACCGGGCTGCCCACGCTCGACTTGTACTCCTTTCCCAGCGGGCACGCCATGGCGGCCGCCGCCGTCGGCCTCCCGTATGGGCTCTCGCTCCCCCATGCCTTTCTCCCCTTCCTCATCGGCTGGCTGCTCATCGCATGGTCTCGCCTGGCCTCCGGCCACCACTACCCGTCCGACGTGATCGCCGGCGCCCTGATTGGTATCGTGACCACACTGACGGCCATGACGTTTTTTCCCTGATCCTCACCACATTCCATCCAGCTTCGCATCGTTATGTCCGACTATTCCGTTGATGTAAACGTGCCGCACCCGGTGACATCCCGCGTGGAAGTAGGCAACAAAGACGGCCAACCGTTCACCTCAGCATCTACTGTAGAGGTGTTTAACAGGGATGGGCTGCCGTATAAGACGGACAGCACGATTCGGGTGCCGGACCCGATCAAAACCGAAAGCACGATTTCGATCCCCGAGCCGATCAAAACCGAAAGCACGATTTCGATCCCCGAGCCGATCAAAACCGAAAGCACGGCGGAGATCGACGTGAAGCCGGTCGCCCTGGATCAGTGCCTGCGCATCCGGCTGGATCCGGTGCCAACCACCTGCATCCATCAACCCTACCAGCAACACATCGGCTTTTCAGTCTTCGGCGTCGAGGTTTTTGGCATCGACGTACAGGGCGAAGCACGTTCCATCATTGAAGGGATGGACCGCAAGCCGCATGTGCTGCCGGCCGGCCCGCGTCCCGCTCCCGAGACATCCCGACACGACGGCCCCCGCATCCGCCTGGATCGCTGATCCAATCCACTCATCACCCCAATCCCTCACGACCTTGGACGAAACCTACCGCACCCGCCCCTGGCGCACCACCGGACGCCGCTCCTCCACCAGCCGCCCTCCTGCCGCCGACCGCTCGGACCCCTGGACGGCATCCTGGGACACGTTCGTCACCCCGGCCATGGAATCCTGGACCCGGATGTGGAACGAGGCCCTCGACGCCGCCCGCGCGCCCGAAAAGCCGGGGCATTACCCCGGTAAACAGGCCCATCACGATCCCTGTGGATGCGGGTGCCGCGAGGACGACTGCCATTGCCAGTGCTGCATCGGCAAGGCCGACCTCGTCGTCTACGCCTACCCGGGCGAACGCCGGCTCATCCCCATGGTCATCGAAAACAGCATCCGCCGCGAACGGGAAGTCACCCTCGAACTCAGCGGGTTCGACAACGCCCGAAAATGCGCCGTTACCGTGTTCGGTTCGTTGATGGGTGAAAAGACGATCACACTCGCGCCCTGCTCCGAGCATGAAGTGGTCGTCGCCATCCAGATCGGTGAAGCGAATCCGAATAGCACTACGGGGACACCCGGACGAGTCGAGGACTGCTGCGTTCAATACGCCGACCTGCGCATCACCGGATGTGACATCCGCCCCGTTCGTATCGCCGTCGCCGTACGGCCGTTCGATTGTGATCGTTACACCATCGACTGCGCCTGCGGGTGCTGCTGAACGCATGAGTAACAAAAATCAACTCCTCCCGGACTGGCTCCTCAAGGCGGCCGAACAGGCCTTCGCCCGGCAATCCGACGCCCTCCGCGACGCCGCCAACCGGTGGCAGCGCGGGATAAAAGACAGCTGGCAAGGCAACGTGCCGGCCGACGCCGCGGAATGGGCTCGAGCCGCGGCGTCTTCCATCGAGACGGTCAGCGCCCGAACCCTGGATTTCGCCCGCGCCTGGTGGGCTCTCAACCAGGACTACTACCGCGACCTGAGCGCCCTCGGCACCGACTTCACGCGCCGCTCGATGGACGAGTGGCAACGTGCCGGCTCGGAGCCTCGCGCCGGCCGACGCCGCACGCACGACTACACCTACCACCCTCCGCCGGCCGATGCATCCACCCGCCAGATCCCCATCACCCTGACGGGGCCCGTCGGGGGGGGCGCCTCTCAGACGTTTGTGCTCGAAAACACCCAGGACGGCTTCTTCTCGATCGGTTTCGGGATCTCCGAAGCCTGTGACGCCGCCGGCGGACCCGACTTCACGCTACCGCTCACGATCGAACCCGCCCGGTTCGATCTCGCCCCGGGCGACGAACGCGCCGTCACACTCCGCCTTACCCTGCCGGCCGACCGCTTCATCGCCGGCCGCCGCTACTCGGCCACCGTCCGCGTCGACGGCTACCCCGGTCTCTCGTTGGCCCTCCAGATCCAACCCACCGCCCCTGCCGACGACCAGCCGGTGAAGCCGAGCCCCAGAAAAGAGCCGCCAGTACAACCCAAGAAACAGGCAGAACCCAAAAAACAGGCAGAACCCAAGAAACAGGCAGAACCCAAAAAACAGGCAGAACCCAAGGAACAGGCAGAACCCAAGAAACAGGCACTATCCCAAAAACCGGCGAAACCGAAGCCTTCCGACACCAAAAAAACGACGTCCCCGCGGACCAGCCCACGGAAACCCCGCACCAACGGATAACGCGGTCCCATGAAGCAGTACCCCTATGCCTTCCACATCGCGCTGGACGGAAACGGTATCAATGGCCTCGAAGGCATGGCCGGCGTTTGTAATTTCCGGTACGACCCGGTCGACCACGCCTGCGCCTTCAAAATCACGTACTTCGACGGCCTCGCCGGCGGCCATGCCGTCAGCGTCAACCCGGAGAAGACGCTCGGATACCTCGGCACCACCGGCCAGCACCTGATGTTCTACGATCCGGTTACGCTCGATGAATTGGATCGCACCTCCACCCTCGCCTACGAATCGCCCGACACCAGCCTCCGCGGCAGCACCCACATTTGCTGGCTGGATAACCACACGTTCATCACGGCGATCGGGGACTTTTTCTACCGGTTCGATGTCAACCGCCTCGCCGCCGGCGAACGCCTCGGCCCGCATAAAACGATGATCCCCCACAGCATGAAGATCTCGGCCTCGGGCCGGTACCTCTGTTACGGGG contains these protein-coding regions:
- a CDS encoding class I fructose-bisphosphate aldolase; protein product: MADVSTAPVADILGEEAAFLLDHKSNTIPRETLHLPGPDFIDRVWSASDRTPQVLRSLQSLFDHGRLGGTGYVSILPVDQGIEHSAGASFAKNPAYFDPENIVKLAIEGGCNAVASTFGVLGAVSRKYAHKIPFILKINHNELLTYPNKFDQVMFAQIEDAWNMGCVGVGATVYFGSDESARQLVDVSEAFSRAHELGMTTILWCYMRNSAFKVNGVNHETSADLTGQANHLGVTIQADIIKQKQPDCNGGFKALNTGNSSYGKLDERIYSKLTSDHPIDLTRYQVANCYMGRAGLINSGGGSGKNDLQEAVRTAVINKRAGGMGLISGRKAFQKPMEDGVELLHAIQDVYLDKQVTIA
- a CDS encoding phosphatase PAP2 family protein — its product is MYTTTAASSFRAWLHRLDDLEIAYVRSVVKKVHHRPLLKKAAALLCRLGNGWLYLILVSGALAVKGREADGMLVWAALAILLAFPVYYFVKRVCARARPLHRDPSLDTGLPTLDLYSFPSGHAMAAAAVGLPYGLSLPHAFLPFLIGWLLIAWSRLASGHHYPSDVIAGALIGIVTTLTAMTFFP